Proteins from a genomic interval of Schistocerca piceifrons isolate TAMUIC-IGC-003096 chromosome 3, iqSchPice1.1, whole genome shotgun sequence:
- the LOC124788842 gene encoding uncharacterized protein LOC124788842 — MLFRTWMLVLLAVTWTASGDDKSGDGDEDLGVGLKMAFRLYDECERRGDTLAVCLKMRAVNLLDRAMRLPEITLGESVLLVRSSEEDDATGGSRGASQDDVVDRSGNPGQREDRVDRALMDRVARFISSHRLQLTLPRLQGEDLERGVEEGRGKMKKMMGMMMMGMASKMAGLIPAAIAGLFLLAGKALIVSKMALVLILVIALKKIVAQRQNEGGHHYEMAHGWQGGHGGGGHGGGGHGGADWDRRSLAAHRMAYRAQHRPRAADAAAAAAKEKAAA, encoded by the exons ATGCTGTTCCGAACCTGGATGCTGGTACTGCTGGCAGTGACATGGACGGCATCGGGTGATGACAAGAGTGGAGACGGAGACGAAGATCTCGGCGTCGGCCTCAAGATGGCATTCCGCTTGTACGACGAATGCGAGAGACGCGGTGACACCCTGGCGGTCTGCCTCAAGATGCGAGCTGTGAACCTCCTGGACCGAGCCATGCGGTTGCCGGAAATCACTCTGGGGGAGTCGGTGCTACTGGTGCGGTCGTCAGAGGAGGATGACGCGACAGGCGGCAGCAGGGGCGCGTCCCAAGACGACGTCGTGGATCGCAGCGGCAACCCTGGCCAGAGGGAGGACAGAGTGGACCGAGCCCTGATGGACCGCGTAGCGCGCTTCATCAGCTCTCACAGGCTGCAGCTGACGCTGCCCAGGCTGCAGGGCGAGGACCTGGAGAGGGGCGTCGAGGAAG GACGTGGTAAGATGAAGAAGATGATGGGCATGATGATGATGGGCATGGCCTCAAAGATGGCCGGCCTGATCCCCGCAGCCATCGCCGGCCTGTTCCTGCTGGCGGGCAAGGCACTCATCGTGAGCAAGATGGCGCTGGTGCTGATCCTGGTGATCGCGCTCAAGAAGATCGTGGCCCAGCGGCAGAACGAGGGCGGCCACCACTACGAGATGGCGCACGGCTGGCAGGGCGGCCACGGGGGCGGCGGTCACGGGGGCGGCGGCCACGGCGGGGCCGACTGGGACCGCCGCTCGCTCGCCGCGCACCGCATGGCGTACCGCGCGCAGCACCGGCCCAGGGCGGCCGACGCCGCCGCAGCTGCAGCAAAGGAGAAGGCCGCCGCGTAG